One Lysinibacillus fusiformis genomic window carries:
- a CDS encoding sigma-70 family RNA polymerase sigma factor codes for MSEHLAVIMDEHGEYCLRVAYLYVKDWTIAEEIVQDVFLAYYRQQHRFEQRASLKTYLVKITVHKSHDHLRSWKNKRHVLFEKLNIGASKRTPESDLIEADERIMLKTALFELPIIYREVLILYYYQELKVGEIADVLACSENTVKTRLRRARHMLQGKLEQSDWEVLVDDIF; via the coding sequence TTGAGTGAGCATTTAGCAGTCATTATGGATGAACACGGTGAATATTGTCTGCGCGTAGCTTATTTGTATGTGAAGGACTGGACGATTGCAGAAGAGATTGTTCAAGATGTATTTCTCGCCTATTATCGTCAACAGCATCGCTTTGAACAAAGAGCATCGCTAAAAACATATTTAGTGAAAATTACAGTACATAAGAGTCATGATCATTTACGAAGTTGGAAAAATAAACGCCATGTATTATTTGAAAAGCTGAATATAGGGGCAAGCAAGCGTACGCCAGAATCGGATTTAATAGAAGCTGATGAGCGGATAATGTTGAAAACAGCTCTATTCGAGCTACCAATTATTTATAGAGAAGTGCTGATTCTTTATTATTATCAGGAACTGAAAGTGGGGGAAATAGCAGATGTGCTTGCCTGTAGCGAAAATACAGTTAAAACAAGATTACGCAGAGCAAGACATATGCTACAGGGGAAACTCGAACAAAGTGATTGGGAGGTGCTAGTAGATGACATCTTTTAA